The following are encoded together in the Pseudoalteromonas shioyasakiensis genome:
- a CDS encoding FimV/HubP family polar landmark protein: MRGLATLFILASALVVTPTYSDEGTTLKGPKGVDYGAQGRSIGPIKPTDTLWRIAAKIRPDNSVSIYQVMQALYDKNPSSFLDQNLNHMRDGAYLKIPTIAEMRAVNPTLAKARSEQDDELWEKKKNGTLTTAEINESQKKVTQARKVDVDEAKQELKQEINTIKTEQGTQLVELQKQFKSSVDNVEEILAENNKLKKQLTGISKELETVRDQLGQDSEIQKQLKELITKQNEIIEQQKAKKIEEDSGFSFSDLLSNPFVLGALMFIPALLIIAAVVMFLKKRNSASDDTDASDDDEFLPQSPSYNPDDDLEPIVETDPLVPDPVEDNDDLSVRLDDDLDQDMLPDDDIIFDDSIDDSFDEDDSVLNQDELEGLLSDDIEFNDESSSSADDDDLDAFLQQDFDQTDDDSLGDEIDLDSEQPQADSSGDILSADDIDDLFDTDEDDSLDNANDEMAALSEELAEDDAEDDFDIDSLIDEQNNTDSNQDVNLDDIDDLLDENNDASSTNVEAELIDEDDFDIDSLIDETQTEEPAAEANDALENDDLDDALDVDDIDSLLDEVQEEAPAEEPSADELIDEDDFDIDSLIDEAQTEESAAEANDALENDDLDSALDVDDIDSLLDEVQEEAPAAEANDALENDDLDSALDVDDIDSLLDEVQEEAPAEEPSADDLIDEDELDDALDVDDIDSLLDEAQAEQEPEVELAEEQPEELVEEQSADDLIDEGELEDDLDVDDIDSLLDEAQTEQEPEAELIEEQPEELIEEPSADDLIDEDELDDALDVDDIDSLVDEAKAEPESEEAQELEADLVEEQPEDLVEEPSADDLIDEDELDDSQDVDDIDSLLDEAQTEPEAELVEEQPEEFVEEPSTDDLIDEDELDDDLDVDDIDSLLDEAQEEPEPEELVEESIEEPSVDDLIDEDELDDDLDVDDIDSLLDEAQEEPEQEPVEELSEEPITDDLSDEFDTDDIDSLLDEVDAESEEPELTDESSSDFDDNAEQEDELDVADIDSLLDEDDSDEQDSGVDDELEELIQQANELKQDTKAQISDLSHEQSDSAEHDENLQESLEDLADADQAVDDMNVESIASELVDDADDSDEVDIDEALNQEFNEDSDELLDEDDSLDEFDDPSLKSVDELLNEIGEEDDYVEAPDWSIDEPDQDIEEVEIDLGDDPLADEDLTDEFDLTADEEPLQQDTVTPSQELEEYPELELDEAGFELDESDEDTSGELDEDAPLQLSQAEQDLANSLATGNELDQLDDDFDDEILLDNEFTEDDILDPEDDLSDQSQSEGTAELTSEAPIDDEVADSQDELEEFPEFELDDIELDDAVEAEQTLADIESNLADEADLSELSDDEIDDDFMADLTQTDFDALLNELAEPDEADIADASEFDVDFNALLNEDLQGESEQPVEPEVQALDAEEQTTTTDEFVDIDSLLEQSDDEALDHEPYDEVDMDVGLSDFNDLLAGDNPTDVDAESGGYSAKLDLARAYIEIDDFDAALQAIEDVIANGPDEVQEEAQSLKAKISE, from the coding sequence ATGCGCGGTTTAGCAACACTCTTCATATTAGCGTCTGCATTGGTGGTAACACCGACATACTCTGATGAAGGCACCACACTCAAAGGCCCTAAAGGTGTCGATTACGGTGCGCAGGGGCGCTCTATTGGTCCAATTAAACCGACCGATACATTATGGCGCATTGCCGCTAAAATTCGCCCTGACAACTCTGTAAGTATTTATCAGGTCATGCAAGCTCTGTATGACAAAAACCCATCGTCATTTTTAGACCAAAATCTTAACCATATGCGTGATGGCGCATACCTAAAAATTCCAACAATTGCAGAAATGCGTGCGGTCAACCCGACGTTAGCAAAAGCGCGTTCTGAACAAGATGATGAGCTGTGGGAAAAAAAGAAAAACGGCACGCTGACTACAGCTGAAATTAATGAATCTCAAAAGAAAGTAACTCAAGCCCGTAAAGTTGATGTTGACGAAGCAAAACAAGAACTTAAGCAAGAAATCAACACTATTAAAACTGAGCAGGGTACGCAGCTTGTTGAGCTTCAAAAGCAGTTTAAATCGTCGGTTGATAATGTTGAAGAAATCTTAGCTGAGAACAATAAGCTCAAAAAACAACTTACCGGTATTTCTAAAGAGCTTGAAACCGTTCGTGATCAACTTGGTCAAGACAGTGAAATTCAAAAGCAGCTGAAAGAGCTGATCACTAAACAAAATGAAATCATAGAGCAGCAAAAAGCAAAAAAGATTGAAGAGGACAGTGGGTTTAGTTTTTCAGATTTACTGAGCAACCCATTTGTTCTCGGTGCATTAATGTTTATTCCTGCTTTACTGATCATTGCAGCCGTTGTGATGTTTTTGAAAAAACGCAACAGCGCCAGTGATGATACTGATGCCAGCGATGACGATGAATTTTTACCACAAAGCCCAAGTTATAACCCTGATGATGATTTAGAGCCGATTGTAGAAACTGATCCGCTTGTTCCTGATCCGGTTGAAGACAATGATGACTTGAGTGTGCGTTTAGATGACGACTTAGACCAAGACATGCTGCCAGATGATGACATCATTTTTGACGACAGCATCGATGATAGTTTTGATGAAGATGACAGTGTTTTAAATCAAGATGAGCTAGAAGGTTTATTAAGTGATGACATCGAGTTTAATGATGAGTCTTCAAGTAGTGCTGACGATGATGATTTAGATGCATTTTTACAGCAAGATTTCGATCAAACCGATGACGACAGTTTAGGTGATGAAATTGACCTAGATAGTGAGCAGCCTCAAGCAGATTCATCGGGTGATATTTTAAGTGCTGATGACATTGACGACCTATTTGATACAGATGAAGATGACTCGTTAGATAACGCTAATGATGAAATGGCAGCGCTTAGTGAAGAGCTCGCAGAAGATGACGCAGAAGATGATTTTGACATTGATAGCTTAATTGATGAGCAAAACAATACAGATTCTAATCAAGACGTAAACCTCGACGATATTGATGACTTACTCGATGAAAATAATGATGCCTCATCAACTAACGTTGAAGCTGAACTCATCGATGAAGATGATTTTGATATCGACAGCTTAATTGATGAAACACAAACAGAAGAGCCAGCCGCTGAAGCTAATGATGCATTAGAAAATGATGATCTTGATGATGCGCTGGATGTTGATGACATTGACTCGCTATTAGATGAAGTTCAAGAAGAAGCGCCAGCCGAAGAGCCAAGTGCGGATGAGCTCATCGATGAAGATGATTTCGATATCGACAGTTTAATTGATGAAGCGCAAACAGAAGAGTCAGCCGCTGAAGCTAACGATGCATTAGAAAACGATGATCTTGATAGTGCGCTAGATGTTGATGACATTGATTCATTATTAGATGAAGTTCAAGAAGAAGCGCCAGCCGCTGAAGCTAACGATGCATTAGAAAACGATGATCTTGATAGTGCGCTAGATGTTGATGACATTGACTCATTATTAGATGAAGTTCAAGAAGAAGCGCCAGCCGAAGAACCAAGCGCAGACGATTTAATCGATGAAGATGAGCTTGATGATGCTCTCGATGTTGATGACATTGATTCATTACTAGATGAGGCACAAGCAGAGCAAGAACCTGAAGTTGAGCTTGCTGAGGAGCAGCCTGAAGAACTTGTTGAAGAACAAAGCGCAGACGACTTAATCGACGAAGGCGAGCTTGAGGATGACTTAGATGTTGATGACATTGATTCACTATTAGATGAAGCTCAAACAGAGCAAGAGCCTGAAGCGGAGCTTATTGAGGAGCAGCCTGAAGAGCTCATAGAAGAACCTAGTGCAGACGATTTAATTGATGAAGATGAGCTTGATGATGCCCTTGATGTTGATGATATTGATTCATTAGTAGATGAGGCAAAAGCAGAGCCAGAGTCTGAAGAAGCACAAGAACTTGAAGCCGATCTTGTTGAGGAGCAGCCTGAAGATCTTGTTGAAGAACCAAGCGCAGACGATTTAATTGATGAAGACGAGCTTGATGATTCGCAGGATGTTGATGACATTGACTCATTATTAGATGAAGCTCAGACAGAGCCAGAAGCAGAGCTTGTTGAAGAGCAGCCTGAAGAGTTTGTAGAAGAACCAAGCACAGACGATTTAATTGATGAAGATGAGCTTGATGATGATTTAGATGTCGATGACATCGACTCACTATTGGATGAAGCTCAAGAAGAGCCTGAACCTGAAGAGCTGGTTGAAGAGTCAATTGAAGAACCTAGTGTAGACGACTTAATTGACGAAGATGAGCTTGATGATGATTTAGATGTCGATGACATCGACTCATTATTGGATGAAGCGCAGGAAGAGCCAGAACAAGAACCAGTTGAAGAGCTTAGCGAAGAGCCTATTACGGATGATTTAAGCGATGAGTTTGATACTGATGATATCGACTCACTACTTGATGAGGTCGATGCCGAGTCAGAAGAACCTGAGTTGACAGATGAAAGTAGCTCAGATTTTGATGACAATGCTGAGCAAGAAGATGAACTCGATGTAGCAGATATCGACTCATTACTTGATGAAGATGATAGTGATGAGCAGGACTCTGGCGTTGATGATGAACTTGAAGAGCTTATTCAGCAAGCAAATGAGCTGAAGCAAGACACTAAAGCGCAGATCTCAGATTTAAGCCATGAACAGAGTGACAGTGCAGAGCATGATGAGAATCTACAAGAGTCGCTAGAAGATTTAGCTGATGCTGATCAAGCGGTTGATGACATGAATGTTGAGTCGATTGCATCAGAGTTGGTTGATGATGCAGATGATAGTGACGAAGTTGATATCGATGAGGCGCTTAATCAAGAGTTTAATGAAGATAGCGATGAGCTATTAGATGAAGATGATAGCCTTGACGAATTTGATGATCCGTCACTGAAAAGTGTCGATGAGTTATTAAATGAAATTGGTGAAGAAGATGATTATGTCGAAGCACCAGATTGGTCAATAGATGAACCAGATCAAGACATAGAAGAAGTTGAAATTGATTTAGGCGATGATCCGCTAGCAGATGAAGACCTAACTGATGAATTTGATTTAACCGCCGACGAAGAGCCATTACAGCAAGATACCGTGACTCCTAGCCAAGAGTTGGAAGAGTATCCTGAGCTTGAGCTAGATGAAGCCGGTTTTGAATTGGATGAATCTGATGAAGACACTTCTGGTGAGTTAGATGAAGATGCACCATTACAGTTAAGTCAGGCAGAGCAAGACCTTGCTAATTCATTAGCAACGGGTAATGAGCTTGATCAGCTAGACGATGATTTTGATGATGAGATCTTGCTTGATAATGAATTTACAGAAGATGATATTCTTGATCCTGAGGACGACTTATCGGATCAATCACAGAGTGAAGGCACAGCAGAGTTAACGAGCGAAGCGCCAATTGACGATGAGGTGGCTGATAGCCAAGACGAATTAGAAGAGTTCCCTGAATTCGAATTGGACGATATTGAACTTGATGATGCCGTAGAAGCTGAACAAACATTAGCTGATATCGAGTCTAATTTAGCTGACGAGGCTGATTTAAGTGAGCTGTCAGACGATGAAATCGATGATGATTTTATGGCTGACCTTACTCAAACAGACTTTGATGCGCTGTTAAATGAATTAGCAGAGCCAGATGAAGCTGATATTGCTGATGCCAGTGAGTTCGACGTTGATTTTAATGCGCTATTAAATGAAGACTTACAGGGTGAAAGCGAACAGCCAGTTGAACCTGAAGTACAGGCATTAGATGCCGAGGAGCAAACTACTACAACGGATGAGTTTGTAGATATTGATTCATTACTTGAACAAAGTGACGATGAAGCACTCGACCATGAACCTTATGATGAGGTTGATATGGATGTAGGGTTAAGTGATTTTAATGACTTACTAGCAGGTGATAACCCAACTGATGTTGATGCCGAAAGTGGTGGTTATTCAGCAAAACTGGATTTAGCTCGGGCATATATCGAAATAGACGACTTTGATGCAGCGCTGCAAGCCATTGAAGATGTTATCGCCAATGGTCCTGATGAAGTGCAAGAAGAAGCACAATCACTTAAAGCTAAAATTAGCGAGTAA
- a CDS encoding M28 family metallopeptidase, whose translation MTTHLKYASLALAVGLFGCSEQPTTSTDEPSAESNETVNIANVRSHIKTLASDEFLGRGPLTEGETLTINYLADEYKKLGLSGSFNGEFLQPVTMAKLTPDQNMTLQVGDLNFNAGSDFTARTQQINPEINIDGSDVVFVGYGINAPEYNWDDFADIDVKDKTIIVLVNDPGFATQDDALFTGNAMTYYGRWTYKYEEGARQGAKAVFIVHETAPAAYPWGVVESSNTGSKYTLIDQNKNASDIPVMGWIDEKAANEIFAQAGLDYQTEKANALKADFKPVDLKAKAALTLKSDISQAQSHNVVATLKGSETPDEYIVIGAHWDHFGTKQTDDGVKIYNGAVDNASGSAATVEIARILTEMHKKKPFKRSIIFANFTAEETGLIGSEQFATGEIVPTKQMVALLNIDGMNVLDGVDYILQYGKGMSEMEDYLADAAKAQGRHVKMDPRPQNGLFFRSDHFSLAKQGVPSLLFMSLGDTDPDYIAHKYHKEADDYSADWSMGGVNQDIELIVDIAAKLADNGDWPKWKAESDFKTRRLQDKQ comes from the coding sequence ATGACAACTCACCTTAAGTATGCAAGCTTGGCACTTGCAGTTGGTTTATTTGGCTGCTCTGAGCAACCAACAACAAGCACTGATGAACCAAGCGCTGAAAGCAATGAAACCGTAAACATTGCCAATGTACGCTCACATATTAAAACCCTCGCCTCGGATGAATTCTTAGGCCGCGGCCCTTTAACTGAAGGCGAAACGCTCACTATTAACTATTTAGCCGATGAATATAAAAAACTCGGCCTAAGCGGTAGTTTTAATGGCGAGTTTTTACAGCCAGTTACCATGGCAAAACTCACTCCAGATCAAAACATGACCTTACAAGTGGGTGATTTAAACTTTAATGCTGGCAGTGATTTTACCGCCCGTACCCAGCAAATTAACCCTGAGATCAACATTGATGGCTCTGATGTTGTGTTTGTTGGCTATGGTATTAATGCACCTGAATATAATTGGGATGACTTTGCAGATATTGATGTAAAAGACAAAACAATTATCGTGCTTGTTAATGATCCTGGTTTTGCCACGCAAGACGACGCGCTTTTCACCGGTAATGCTATGACCTACTACGGTCGTTGGACTTACAAATATGAAGAAGGTGCTCGCCAAGGTGCAAAAGCGGTATTTATCGTTCACGAAACGGCACCTGCAGCTTACCCTTGGGGCGTTGTTGAAAGCTCGAACACGGGTAGCAAATATACCTTAATCGACCAAAATAAAAATGCTTCTGACATCCCTGTAATGGGTTGGATTGATGAGAAAGCGGCAAATGAAATCTTTGCTCAAGCAGGCCTTGATTATCAAACTGAAAAAGCCAACGCACTAAAAGCTGACTTTAAACCTGTCGACTTAAAAGCGAAAGCAGCGCTGACACTGAAAAGTGATATCTCTCAAGCGCAATCGCATAATGTTGTTGCAACGCTTAAAGGTAGCGAAACTCCTGATGAGTACATTGTAATTGGTGCGCACTGGGACCACTTTGGTACCAAGCAAACTGATGACGGTGTGAAAATCTACAATGGTGCTGTTGATAACGCATCAGGTAGCGCAGCAACGGTTGAAATAGCCCGTATTCTTACTGAAATGCATAAGAAAAAACCATTTAAACGCTCTATTATCTTTGCCAACTTTACGGCCGAAGAAACAGGGCTTATTGGCTCAGAACAATTCGCTACTGGCGAGATTGTACCAACCAAGCAAATGGTCGCGCTGCTTAATATTGATGGTATGAACGTGCTAGACGGCGTTGACTACATATTACAATACGGTAAAGGCATGTCTGAAATGGAAGACTACCTTGCAGATGCAGCGAAAGCACAAGGTCGTCATGTAAAAATGGACCCGCGTCCTCAAAATGGTTTATTCTTCCGCTCTGATCACTTTTCTCTAGCTAAGCAAGGCGTGCCTAGCTTATTGTTTATGAGTTTAGGTGATACAGATCCAGATTATATCGCGCACAAATATCATAAAGAAGCTGACGACTATTCAGCAGATTGGTCTATGGGCGGTGTTAATCAAGATATTGAACTGATCGTTGATATTGCTGCCAAACTTGCTGATAACGGCGATTGGCCTAAGTGGAAAGCCGAGTCTGATTTCAAAACTCGTCGTTTACAAGACAAGCAATAA
- a CDS encoding MBL fold metallo-hydrolase, translating to MNNQLAAEGVSDNSHSAQLSDGKFHNSAEVERPSFKKTLGIFKRFITEKKIDAEPKGELPMHSVSHAQLERLSNDTVHFVKLGHSSILAKVYGEYWLFDPVFSERASPFSFMGPKRFQPTPISIQELPNIAKVFISHNHYDHLDKAAIKQLVDKTASFYVPLGVENDLNKWGVDEQKVHTFDWWQEQNMANSQIVFTPTQHFSGRSLTDGNKTLWGSWAIKVNDKRFYFSGDSGYFAGFKEIGNRYGPFDITFIETGAYDKDWADIHMTPEQSVQAHLDLQGDVMVPVHNGTFDLAFHAWYDPLRRVAKKAGQEQVSLSTPLVGEVFKIQDNAIDKAWW from the coding sequence ATGAATAATCAATTAGCCGCTGAAGGCGTGAGTGATAACAGCCACTCTGCGCAATTATCTGACGGCAAGTTCCACAATAGCGCTGAGGTAGAAAGACCCAGCTTTAAGAAAACGCTAGGTATCTTCAAACGCTTTATTACAGAAAAGAAAATTGATGCAGAGCCAAAAGGTGAACTGCCTATGCATTCTGTTTCTCATGCACAGCTTGAGCGTTTATCTAATGACACAGTGCATTTTGTGAAATTAGGCCACTCCTCTATTTTAGCGAAAGTGTATGGCGAATACTGGTTATTTGATCCGGTATTTTCAGAACGCGCTTCGCCTTTTTCATTCATGGGGCCAAAGCGCTTTCAGCCAACACCTATCAGCATTCAAGAGTTACCAAACATTGCCAAAGTGTTTATTTCGCACAACCATTATGACCACTTAGATAAAGCAGCAATTAAACAGCTTGTTGATAAAACAGCTTCTTTTTATGTGCCATTAGGAGTCGAAAACGACCTGAACAAATGGGGCGTTGATGAACAAAAAGTCCATACTTTTGATTGGTGGCAAGAGCAAAATATGGCAAATAGCCAAATTGTATTTACACCAACCCAGCACTTCTCTGGCCGAAGTTTAACAGATGGCAATAAAACCCTTTGGGGCTCTTGGGCTATTAAAGTAAATGACAAGCGTTTTTATTTTAGCGGTGACTCTGGCTATTTTGCTGGCTTTAAAGAGATTGGTAATCGCTATGGGCCGTTTGATATCACCTTTATTGAAACCGGCGCTTACGACAAAGATTGGGCTGACATTCACATGACACCAGAACAATCAGTACAAGCTCATCTCGACTTACAAGGTGATGTGATGGTGCCAGTGCATAATGGGACATTCGATCTCGCCTTTCATGCTTGGTATGACCCACTTAGACGTGTTGCTAAAAAAGCAGGACAAGAGCAAGTATCACTGAGTACTCCGCTAGTTGGAGAAGTATTTAAAATTCAAGATAACGCGATTGATAAAGCGTGGTGGTAA
- a CDS encoding TetR/AcrR family transcriptional regulator has translation MKLSQRKRLDILNAAETLFFQQGVEHTSMDQVASLAGASKRTVYNHFENKDVLFQAILVFMFEKVRQEQAVVFDAAVPIAQQLTRIAEQEVALLTSEEFLKVAKVAFMQMLQQPDLAKSLASNNMGCMQDLVAFLEAGVQAQVLTIDDVEFAAKQFVYQLKSLIFYPLLYGFERQEGDSDNKVINETVKMFLARYGR, from the coding sequence ATGAAATTATCACAGAGAAAACGATTAGATATTTTGAATGCAGCTGAGACATTGTTTTTCCAGCAGGGTGTTGAGCATACCAGTATGGATCAGGTTGCAAGCTTAGCGGGTGCCTCAAAGCGTACCGTATATAATCACTTTGAAAATAAAGATGTGTTGTTTCAAGCCATTCTAGTGTTTATGTTTGAAAAAGTTCGCCAAGAGCAAGCGGTTGTATTTGATGCCGCTGTGCCAATTGCACAGCAGTTAACACGCATTGCTGAACAAGAAGTGGCGCTTTTGACCTCTGAAGAGTTTTTAAAAGTAGCGAAAGTCGCTTTTATGCAGATGTTACAGCAGCCTGATTTAGCAAAATCATTAGCCAGTAATAACATGGGCTGTATGCAAGATCTGGTGGCGTTTTTAGAAGCGGGTGTGCAAGCACAGGTTTTAACGATTGATGATGTTGAGTTTGCAGCAAAGCAATTTGTGTATCAGTTAAAGTCGCTGATCTTTTATCCGTTGCTGTATGGCTTTGAGCGCCAAGAAGGCGACTCCGATAACAAAGTAATAAACGAAACTGTAAAAATGTTCTTAGCGCGTTATGGGCGCTGA
- the lipA gene encoding lipoyl synthase has protein sequence MNKPVKMEPGVKLRDAEKMALIPVKVLPTEKNEMLRKPEWLKIRLPKSTERIDGIKQAMRKHGLHSVCEEASCPNLSECFNHGTATFMILGAICTRRCPFCDVAHGRPLKPDAAEPEKLALTIKDMKLSYVVITSVDRDDLRDGGAQHFADCIREIRKHNPEITIEILVPDFRGRMDRALDILIETPPDVFNHNLETAPRLYKLARPGADYKWSLELLRRFKEAHPDVKTKSGLMVGLGEEISEIEEVLRDLREHNVDMLTVGQYLQPSKHHLPVKRYVPPAEFDALKDYADEIGFTHAACGPFVRSSYHADQQAAGKEVK, from the coding sequence ATGAATAAACCAGTCAAAATGGAACCAGGCGTAAAACTGCGTGATGCAGAAAAAATGGCACTGATCCCAGTTAAAGTTTTACCGACTGAAAAAAACGAAATGTTGCGTAAGCCAGAGTGGCTAAAAATTCGCTTACCAAAATCAACTGAACGTATTGATGGTATTAAACAAGCGATGCGTAAACATGGTTTACACTCAGTGTGTGAAGAGGCTTCGTGCCCTAACCTATCTGAATGTTTCAACCATGGTACTGCAACTTTCATGATCTTAGGTGCTATTTGTACTCGTCGTTGTCCGTTCTGTGATGTTGCCCATGGCCGTCCATTAAAGCCTGACGCAGCTGAGCCAGAAAAGCTAGCGCTGACTATTAAAGACATGAAGCTAAGCTATGTTGTAATCACGTCAGTAGACCGTGATGATTTACGTGATGGTGGTGCACAGCACTTTGCTGACTGTATTCGTGAAATTCGTAAGCATAACCCAGAAATCACGATTGAAATTCTAGTACCTGATTTCCGTGGTCGTATGGACAGAGCCCTTGATATCTTAATCGAGACGCCGCCAGATGTATTTAACCACAACCTAGAAACAGCACCGCGTTTATACAAATTAGCGCGTCCAGGTGCTGACTATAAATGGTCACTTGAGCTGTTACGCCGCTTTAAAGAAGCACATCCAGATGTGAAAACTAAGTCTGGTTTGATGGTAGGTTTAGGTGAAGAAATTAGCGAAATCGAAGAAGTGTTACGTGACTTACGCGAGCATAACGTTGATATGCTAACAGTAGGTCAATACCTACAACCTTCTAAGCACCACTTACCGGTTAAACGCTATGTGCCGCCAGCAGAGTTTGATGCTTTAAAAGATTATGCAGACGAAATTGGCTTTACACATGCGGCCTGTGGTCCATTTGTTCGCTCAAGCTACCATGCTGACCAACAAGCAGCTGGTAAAGAAGTGAAGTAA
- the lipB gene encoding lipoyl(octanoyl) transferase LipB has product MSERELIVRQLGRQRYMPIWQKMQSFTDTRDEHTADEIWLVEHEPVFTQGQAGKAEHLLNTGDIEVIQVDRGGQVTYHGPGQQMMYVLFNLRRLNIGVRELVTWLEECIIDTLKDYDIDAYAKADAPGVYVNDSKVASLGLRVRRGCSFHGLALNVSMDLSPFLRINPCGYAGMNMVQTTDLNGPQNLEQAGAGLVKHMIKKLNATVVKHTEGFENE; this is encoded by the coding sequence GTGAGCGAAAGAGAATTAATCGTTCGTCAACTAGGTCGTCAGCGTTACATGCCAATTTGGCAAAAAATGCAATCTTTTACCGACACCCGTGATGAGCACACAGCAGATGAAATTTGGCTTGTAGAGCACGAGCCAGTATTTACGCAAGGCCAAGCAGGCAAAGCTGAGCACTTATTAAATACCGGTGATATCGAAGTGATCCAAGTGGATCGTGGTGGTCAAGTTACCTATCACGGACCAGGCCAACAAATGATGTATGTGCTATTCAACTTACGTCGTTTAAACATTGGTGTAAGGGAGCTAGTAACCTGGCTTGAAGAGTGCATTATTGATACGTTAAAAGACTACGACATTGATGCCTACGCGAAAGCGGATGCACCCGGTGTTTACGTTAACGACAGCAAAGTTGCCTCATTAGGCCTTCGCGTTCGCCGCGGTTGCTCTTTCCACGGTTTAGCACTAAACGTAAGTATGGATCTAAGTCCATTTTTACGTATTAATCCATGCGGCTATGCTGGCATGAACATGGTGCAAACAACCGATCTTAACGGTCCGCAAAACCTCGAGCAAGCAGGTGCAGGGCTTGTAAAACACATGATTAAAAAGCTTAATGCTACTGTGGTTAAGCACACTGAAGGGTTTGAAAACGAATGA
- the ybeD gene encoding DUF493 family protein YbeD: MVQPVKNTKFDEYLDFPCPFTFKIMGLANVNLTDQILEKLQPIAPGDYAPKVKPSSKGNYESVTLVATVTSKEHIEEIYNVISNIDDVRHML, translated from the coding sequence GTGGTTCAACCTGTAAAAAATACTAAGTTTGACGAGTATTTAGATTTTCCTTGCCCATTCACATTTAAAATCATGGGCTTAGCTAACGTAAATCTAACAGATCAGATCCTAGAAAAGCTGCAACCAATTGCACCTGGCGATTATGCGCCAAAGGTAAAACCAAGCAGCAAAGGTAATTACGAATCTGTAACGCTTGTAGCAACCGTTACAAGTAAAGAGCACATTGAAGAAATTTATAACGTGATCAGCAACATCGATGACGTACGTCACATGCTATAG
- a CDS encoding serine hydrolase has product MKSIKYKILSGVCGLVCTASVFSATAQIIPAPPQVNAKGYFLVDFTTGKVIAEGEADTKLAPASLTKMMTSYVIGTEIKAGNIAPTDMVTVSEKAWAKNFPESSKMFIEVGKQISVDDLNHGIIIQSGNDACVAMAEHIAGSESAFADLMNAHAEKLGMTNSHFVNSHGLDTNEHFTTPRDMATLGAALIRDVPDEYEVYAKKSFTFNGIKQYNRNSLLWDESMNVDGIKTGHTSEAGYSLVTSATKDDMRLIAVVMGTESERARKVESKKLLNYGFRFFETITPYKAGDSFAEQRIWMGNKENVSLGILEDTPITIPRGQRKNLKANFELDKTLEAPLAKGTKVGTLFLQLEGEEIAQYPLVTLEEVEEGSFFSKIYDYLRLQIQ; this is encoded by the coding sequence ATGAAATCTATAAAATATAAAATCTTAAGTGGCGTTTGTGGCCTTGTTTGCACTGCTAGCGTATTTTCTGCAACAGCCCAAATTATCCCTGCCCCACCTCAAGTTAATGCGAAAGGTTATTTCTTGGTTGATTTCACCACAGGTAAAGTGATTGCCGAAGGCGAAGCAGATACAAAATTAGCACCGGCTAGTTTAACCAAAATGATGACCAGTTATGTAATTGGTACTGAAATCAAAGCAGGTAATATTGCACCAACTGATATGGTTACTGTCAGTGAAAAGGCTTGGGCAAAGAATTTCCCTGAATCATCAAAAATGTTTATCGAAGTCGGTAAGCAGATCAGTGTTGATGACTTAAACCACGGTATCATTATTCAATCAGGTAACGATGCCTGCGTAGCAATGGCTGAACACATTGCTGGTAGTGAAAGCGCATTTGCTGATTTAATGAATGCCCACGCAGAAAAGCTTGGCATGACTAACAGCCACTTCGTAAATAGCCATGGTTTAGATACTAACGAACACTTCACGACACCACGTGATATGGCAACCTTAGGTGCTGCACTTATTCGCGATGTACCAGATGAGTACGAAGTATACGCGAAAAAATCATTCACTTTTAACGGCATCAAGCAATACAACCGTAACTCATTGTTATGGGATGAAAGCATGAACGTTGACGGTATTAAAACTGGTCACACATCAGAAGCGGGTTATAGCTTAGTAACTTCTGCAACTAAAGATGACATGCGTTTAATCGCGGTAGTAATGGGTACAGAAAGCGAACGTGCGCGTAAAGTTGAAAGTAAAAAACTATTAAACTACGGTTTCCGCTTTTTCGAAACAATCACCCCATATAAAGCAGGCGACAGCTTTGCTGAGCAACGTATTTGGATGGGTAACAAAGAAAACGTATCGTTAGGTATCTTAGAAGATACACCTATTACGATTCCACGTGGTCAGCGTAAAAACTTAAAGGCGAACTTTGAGCTTGATAAAACATTAGAAGCGCCGCTTGCTAAAGGTACTAAAGTAGGCACGCTATTCTTACAACTTGAAGGTGAAGAAATTGCGCAATATCCACTAGTTACACTAGAAGAAGTGGAAGAAGGCAGCTTCTTTAGCAAGATCTACGATTACCTACGTTTACAAATTCAGTAA